In Parageobacillus sp. KH3-4, the genomic window ATTTAATGGGGGTTCCAATTTTAGCCGAGTATTTTAAAAGTAAAAATCTTGATGATATTGTTGTCGTTTCTCCAGACCACGGAGGGGTGACGCGGACGCGCAAGCTGGCCGACCGTCTAAAAGCGCCAATCGCAATTATTGATAAGCGCCGACCGAAGCCGAATGTGGCGGAGGTAATGAATATTGTCGGGCAAGTGCAAGGAAAGACGGCAATTTTAATCGATGATATCATTGATACGGCTGGAACGATCACATTAGCTGCCAACGCTCTAGTTGAAAACGGCGCGAAAGAAGTATATGCGTGTTGCACGCACCCAGTATTATCAGGACCAGCGATTGAACGCATTCAAAATTCGAAAATTAAAGAACTTGTTGTCACCAATACAATTGCGTTGCCAGAAGAAAAGAAAATTGATAAAATTGTAGAGCTGTCAGTTGCACCGCTCATTGCGGAAGCAATTACACGCGTATATGAAATGAAGTCTGTCAGTGTATTGTTTGACTAATGTACTAATGTACGCGCATGTTTAGACCTTCTTGTTTTAGGATAAAGTATCAATTAGATTCTAATTCTAATTCAGGAAGGTGAGGAAACATGGCAGCAGTAGTACTAGAAGCAAAAGAACGCACTGATAGAAAACATTCAACAACTCGACGCATTCGTTTACAAGGAAATATTCCTGGAATCTTGTATGGAAAAAACATTGAAAACAAAATGATTTTTGTCAATGGTTCCGATTTTCAAAAAACGATCCGCGAAGCCGGACGGCATAGTCTGATTACATTGAAATTGAACGATGAGGAATATTCGGTATTGTTGAGGGATGTCCAAAGAGACTCGCTCCGTGGCAATATTCTTCACGTTGATTTTCAAGCGGTCGATATGTCTACGGAAGTAGATATTGATGTGGATATCCGTTTCATCGGCGAGGCTGCCGGAGTAAAAGACGGCGGCGTATTGCAGCAAAATCTGCATCAATTGTCGATCCGCGTATTGCCAGCGAATATTCCTCCATCGATTGATATCGATATTTCACACTTACAAATCGGCGATACGATTACGGTAGGAGATATAAAAACAGACGGAAAATACGAAATTAACCATGAACCTTCTGAAGTGATTGCGACGATCTTGCCGCCGCAACAAGAGGAAGAAATTCATAGCGGCGAACAGCAAGAACCTGGTCGCCCTGACGCGGAAGAAGGAAGAGAAACGACTCCAGACGCATAAACTCGGACGTAGCCGTTTTCGGTTACGTCTTTTGTACTATCAATGCAAAGAGAGGAGACCGAGTGTTGAAGTTATTTGTCGGCCTTGGCAACCCAGGGAAAGAATATGAACAAACGAGGCATAACGTCGGATTTATGGTCATCGATGAGCTTGCGAAACGCTGGAATATTTCTTTTCAAGCAGCAAAATTTAATGGGATGATTGCCTCGAAAATCATTTCCGGCGAAAAAGTGATATTATGTAAGCCATTAACATATATGAATTTATCAGGGGAATGCGTACGACCGTTAATGGATTATTATCGCATTGATGTAAATGATGTTGTTGTTATATATGATGACCTTGACCTTCCTGTTGGAAAAATTCGTTTGCGCATGAAAGGGAGCGCGGGTGGACATAATGGCATTAAGTCGCTTATTCATCATTTAGGCACGCAAGAATTCAAACGGATTCGGATCGGCATCGGGCGACCGGCAAACGGGGAAAAAGTAATCGATTATGTGCTGGGCCGCTTCTGCGAAGAAGAAAGCGGCGCGATCATGGAAGCGATTTTACGTTCGGCCGATGCGTGTGAAAAGGCTGTTACTGTGCCGTTTTTGCAAGTGATGAATGAATTTAATGCATGAATATTTTCCTCCTAATTGGTGCAAAATAAGATGTAGATACGCCCATTAGGAGGTTTGTTCATGGCATTGCATTATTATTGTCGGCATTGTGGAACAAAAGTAGGCACGATTGATAGAGTTTCGGTCTATAGCGAACAATTGGGATTTCACCATTTGACAGAAGAAGAACGATTGGAGATGATTGCGTATCAGCCAAATGGCGATATTCACATAAAAACGATTTGCGAAGATTGCCAGGAGGCGTTAGCGAGGAATCCTGAACTGCATCAGTATGAAAAGTTTATACATTAAAGCTTTGGGCAACCAAAGCATTTTTGTATTTTTTAAATATAAAAACTTCGTCTGTATCGAAACGACTAGCTAACGTTTTTCACGGAAGAACGAGCATGACGACGCCAAATAAGTGAATATGATAGCAAAAAATAAAAAACAGCTTGCATTTCGCTTTGTTGAGAGGAGGGAGAATAGGGGTGCTTTCGTTGCATCGCTATTTCGCTGAAAACCAAGATATTCGTTCCATTATCGGGGGTGTTGAGGCTGGGCTGAAAGAGCAGCTTGTTGCCGGATTATCTGGTTCCGCCCGGTCTGTTTTCATTTCATCGTTATATAAAGAAACAGATAGACCGCTCTTGGTGATTACGCATAATTTATTTCAAGCGCAAAAAATATATGACGACCTTGTTCAATTGCTTGGAACGGAAGAGGTATTTCTCTATCCGGTAAACGAAGTAATTGCCGCGGAAATGGCGATCGCCAGCCCAGAACTAAAGGCGCAACGTTTAGAAGTGATGAATTATTGGACGAAACGCGACAAAGGTATTGTAATTTGTCCTGTCGCCGGATTGCGGCGTCTGCTTCCTCCTGTGTCGTTATGGAAAAATAATATATTGACATTGGAAGTTCAGCAAAATATAGATGTCGAACATTGCAAGAAGCAGTTTGTACAAATGGGATACAAGCGTGTAGCAACTGTGTCAGCTCCTGGGGAATTTAGCGTTCGCGGCGGAATTATTGATATTTATCCATTAACGGCAGAATTACCTTATCGGATTGAGCTGTTTGATACGGAAATTGAATCGATCCGCACGTTTACCGCAGATGATCAGCGCTCCCGCGATGAAGTGCAACAAGTAACCGTTGGCCCCGCCGATGAAATAATTGTTTACGGGGAAATGCTAGAGCGAGGAATTGCGCGAATTGAAGCGGGATTAGCGGAAAGCCTTGACAAATTAAAAGATGAAAAAGTCAAACAATTATTGCTGGAACACGTGTCGTCAGAGCTTGAACAGTTGAAACAAGGGCAAGAAATTGAACAACAATATAAGTATACGGCGCTCTTTTATGATGAGCCTGCTAGTTTGCTAGACTACATGCCGGAAAATGGAATATTGTTGATGGACGAAATGGGCAGATTGCAAGAGGCGGCAGAAAGTCTAGATAAAGAAGAGGCGGAATGGTATACAAGCTTGCTTTCAGAAGGGAAAATTATCCATGATGTGCCAATTTCTCACTCTTTTTCTCAATTATTGCAGAAACATCGCAAACAACGGATTTATTTATCAATCTTTCTTCGCCATGTTCCGCATACACGTCCAGAAAACATCGTGAATATTTCCTGCAAACAAATGCAAAACTTCCATGGGCAAATGTCGCTGCTTAAGTCTGAGTTAGAGCGTTGGAAAAAAGCAAAATATGCTGTCGTTTTTTTAGCGCCGAATGCGGAACGGATGAAAAAGCTGCAATCGGTGCTAGAAGACTATGAAATCGATGTTGCTCCGCTAAGCCGTGAAGCAATGTTGATGCACGGCAAATACCAAATGATCGAGGGCGATTTAAACACAGGATTCGAGCTGCCGATGCAAAAGCTTGCCGTGATTACGGAAGAAGAATTGTTTAAAAAGCGAGTAAAAAAACCAATCCGCCGCCAAAAATTGTCAAACGCGGAGCGCATTAAAAGCTATTCGGAATTGCAAGTGGGCGACTATGTTGTGCATGTGAATCACGGCATCGGTAAGTATTTAGGAATTGAAACATTGGAAATTAACGGCGTCCATAAAGATTATATCCATATTCAATATCAAGGCAGCGATACGTTGTATGTGCCTGTGGACCAAATCGATCAAGTGCAGAAATACGTAGGTTCTGAAGGAAAAGAGCCGAAGATTTATAAATTAGGCGGATCCGAATGGAAAAAAGTGAAAAAGAAAGTAGAATCGTCTGTCCAAGATATCGCTGAAGATTTGATTAAACTGTATGCGGAACGGGAAGCAAGCAAAGGGTACGCGTTTTCCCCAGATACAGAAATGCAGCGGGAGTTTGAAGCGGCGTTTCCGTACCAAGAAACGGAAGATCAGCTTCGTTCGATTGAGGAAATCAAGCGCGATATGGAAAGCGACAAGCCGATGGACCGTCTTCTTTGCGGCGATGTCGGCTACGGAAAGACGGAAGTGGCGCTGCGGGCAGCGTTTAAGGCGATTATGGATGGAAAACAAGTCGCGTTTCTCGTACCGACGACGATTTTGGCACAGCAGCATTACGAAACAGTTCGGGAGCGGTTCCAAGGGTTTCCGATTACCGTTGGGCTGTTAAACCGCTTTCGCACGAGAAAACAACAGGCGGAAACGATCAAAGGTCTGAAAGACGGGACGATCGATATGGTCATCGGCACACACCGCCTATTATCGAAAGATGTCCAGTTTAAAGATTTAGGGCTGCTCATTATCGACGAAGAACAGCGGTTTGGCGTCACCCATAAGGAAAAAATTAAGCAGCTTAAGGCAAATATTGATGTGCTGACGCTAACAGCAACACCAATTCCGAGAACGTTGCATATGTCCATGATCGGTGTGCGCGACCTGTCCATTATTGAAACGCCTCCAGAAAACCGGTTTCCGGTGCAAACGTATGTGATGGAATATACCCCTGAACTGGTGCGGGAAGCGATTGAACGGGAGCTGGCGAGGGACGGGCAAGTCTTTTTCTTATACAACCACATTGAAGATATTGATGTGAAAGCAGAAGAAATTTCGCAGCTCGTGCCGGAAGCGCGCGTGACGTATGTGCATGGACGGATGTCGGAAACGGAATTGGAGTCAACGATGCTAGCGTTTTTGGAAGGCCAATATGACGTACTTGTTACAACGACGATTATTGAAACAGGCGTTGACATTCCGAATGTGAACACGCTGATCGTCTATGATGCGGACCGCATGGGATTATCGCAGTTGTATCAGCTGCGCGGTCGCGTCGGACGTTCTAATCGCGTTGCATACGCATATTTCACATACCGAAAAGACAAAGTGCTCAACGAAGCTGCTGAAAAACGTTTACAAGCAATCAAAGAATTTACCGAACTCGGTTCAGGGTTTAAAATTGCAATGCGCGACCTGTCGATTCGCGGCGCCGGAAATATATTAGGCGCAGAACAGCATGGATTTATCGATTCTGTCGGCTTTGATTTATATTCGCAAATGCTGAAAGAAGCCATCGAGAAACGAAAAGGAATCAAACAAGAAGAAGCAAAGCATGAAATAACGATGGATTTAGAAGTCGATGCTTATATTCCAGACGCGTATATTTCTGACGGGTTGCAAAAAATTGATATGTACAAGCGTTTTAAAGCGGTCGAGACAATGGAAGACGTTGAAACGCTGCGTGAGGAAATGCTTGACCGCTTTGGCGAATATCCGGATGAAGTTGCTTATTTATTCCAAATTGCCGAAATTAAAGTGTACGCGAAACAAGCAGGAGTAGAAGCGATCAAACAACAGAAACAGCAAATTGACATTTTATTTACTGAGAAGGCATCCAAAGAAGTAGAAATTCAACGTTTATCGAAAATCGGCGGGCAATACGGCCGTTTATTCGGATTTGGCATGGAGGGTTCCAAACTAAAAATTGTTTTATACATTAAAGACTTAAAACCGCAAGAATGGCTGATGGTTTTATATGAAACGTTAAAAGAGCTTTCCAGCGTGAAAGATGAAAAATCGATTATCGCTTGAATGAGATGTTTATGTTCCGAAAAGATCGTCGATAATGAAGGATGGGTAATTTTATTTAAAATTGAGAAAATCACTTTCATCGCGTATATAACTTGGATTGTGAAGGATACTAATCACAGCAATGGTGAATTCGCCATAACAAGGATTCATCGGTGTATTCTTCAAATCCTAGATGAAAGTGAGGGCATCTGTAGATGAAAGCAACTGGTATTGTCCGTCGAATTGACGATTTAGGAAGAGTTGTCATTCCGAAAGAAATTCGAAGAACGTTGCGCATTCGGGAAGGGGATCCGCTCGAGATATTCGTTGATCGCGACGGCGAAGTCATTTTAAAAAAATACTCACCAATTAGCGAATTAGGTGATTTCGCAAAAGAATATGCAGACGCGTTGTTTGACAGCTTAGGGCAGCCTGTATTGATTTGTGACCGCGACGTTTTCATCGCTGTTGCGGGTGTTTCGAAAAAAGAATATTTGAACAAAAATGTCGGTCCATTAGTGGAAAAAGCGATGGAAGAGCGAAACTCTGTCCTTCATACGGAAGAAGGAGAAGTGGAGCTTGTCGACGGAGTTTCAGAAACGTTGAAATCGTATACGATTGGACCAATTGTGGCAAACGGCGATCCGATTGGTGCTGTCGTCATTTTGTCAAAAGATAAAGTGCTTGGCGAAGTGGAACATAAAGCGGTCGAGACAGCCGCAGGCTTTTTAGCTCGGCAAATGGAACAATAAAATGAAAAAAATCATGAACGGAAAAAGGTGGCTTGCTATGCTGCCTTTTTCTTTTGCGTTATATCAGTTTGACGTACCAATTGTCACATTTTTGATGTACTGCGGTTGTTTAGTTTCAGGCGGTCGAAAACTTTGCAAATGATTGATAGCGTATGGGATGGACATAAGCAAGACTTAGGAAAACGAGTGGTGAGTCGCATAAGTGAGACTTGAAAATTCCGCTTCTTGCGGAATAATAAGTTTGTGGCCTATTTTTTCGATTGTTGTCGCAGTATTAGCGTGGAAGGAGAAACATGATGAGATCGCCGGAAGAAAAGATATGGAGAGGTGCGGTCGTCTTAACCATTGCTGCCTTTGTGACGAAACTATTAAGCGCTTTTTATCGCGTTCCGTATCAGAATATCGTTGGTGATGTCGGTTTTTATATTTATCAGCAAGTGTATCCGATTTACGGCATTGTTATGTCATTAGCGCTATACGGCTATCCGATCGTCATTTCGAAGCTC contains:
- a CDS encoding 50S ribosomal protein L25/general stress protein Ctc — translated: MAAVVLEAKERTDRKHSTTRRIRLQGNIPGILYGKNIENKMIFVNGSDFQKTIREAGRHSLITLKLNDEEYSVLLRDVQRDSLRGNILHVDFQAVDMSTEVDIDVDIRFIGEAAGVKDGGVLQQNLHQLSIRVLPANIPPSIDIDISHLQIGDTITVGDIKTDGKYEINHEPSEVIATILPPQQEEEIHSGEQQEPGRPDAEEGRETTPDA
- the pth gene encoding aminoacyl-tRNA hydrolase, producing the protein MKLFVGLGNPGKEYEQTRHNVGFMVIDELAKRWNISFQAAKFNGMIASKIISGEKVILCKPLTYMNLSGECVRPLMDYYRIDVNDVVVIYDDLDLPVGKIRLRMKGSAGGHNGIKSLIHHLGTQEFKRIRIGIGRPANGEKVIDYVLGRFCEEESGAIMEAILRSADACEKAVTVPFLQVMNEFNA
- a CDS encoding ribose-phosphate diphosphokinase codes for the protein MSECHHNLKLFALNSNVKLAEEIAQVMGIELGKCSVSRFSDGEIQINIEESIRGDDVFVIQSTSVPVNEHLMELLIMIDALKRASAKTINIVMPYYGYARQDRKARSREPITAKLVANLLETAGASRVITLDLHAPQIQGFFDIPIDHLMGVPILAEYFKSKNLDDIVVVSPDHGGVTRTRKLADRLKAPIAIIDKRRPKPNVAEVMNIVGQVQGKTAILIDDIIDTAGTITLAANALVENGAKEVYACCTHPVLSGPAIERIQNSKIKELVVTNTIALPEEKKIDKIVELSVAPLIAEAITRVYEMKSVSVLFD
- the spoVT gene encoding stage V sporulation protein T, with translation MKATGIVRRIDDLGRVVIPKEIRRTLRIREGDPLEIFVDRDGEVILKKYSPISELGDFAKEYADALFDSLGQPVLICDRDVFIAVAGVSKKEYLNKNVGPLVEKAMEERNSVLHTEEGEVELVDGVSETLKSYTIGPIVANGDPIGAVVILSKDKVLGEVEHKAVETAAGFLARQMEQ
- the mfd gene encoding transcription-repair coupling factor translates to MLSLHRYFAENQDIRSIIGGVEAGLKEQLVAGLSGSARSVFISSLYKETDRPLLVITHNLFQAQKIYDDLVQLLGTEEVFLYPVNEVIAAEMAIASPELKAQRLEVMNYWTKRDKGIVICPVAGLRRLLPPVSLWKNNILTLEVQQNIDVEHCKKQFVQMGYKRVATVSAPGEFSVRGGIIDIYPLTAELPYRIELFDTEIESIRTFTADDQRSRDEVQQVTVGPADEIIVYGEMLERGIARIEAGLAESLDKLKDEKVKQLLLEHVSSELEQLKQGQEIEQQYKYTALFYDEPASLLDYMPENGILLMDEMGRLQEAAESLDKEEAEWYTSLLSEGKIIHDVPISHSFSQLLQKHRKQRIYLSIFLRHVPHTRPENIVNISCKQMQNFHGQMSLLKSELERWKKAKYAVVFLAPNAERMKKLQSVLEDYEIDVAPLSREAMLMHGKYQMIEGDLNTGFELPMQKLAVITEEELFKKRVKKPIRRQKLSNAERIKSYSELQVGDYVVHVNHGIGKYLGIETLEINGVHKDYIHIQYQGSDTLYVPVDQIDQVQKYVGSEGKEPKIYKLGGSEWKKVKKKVESSVQDIAEDLIKLYAEREASKGYAFSPDTEMQREFEAAFPYQETEDQLRSIEEIKRDMESDKPMDRLLCGDVGYGKTEVALRAAFKAIMDGKQVAFLVPTTILAQQHYETVRERFQGFPITVGLLNRFRTRKQQAETIKGLKDGTIDMVIGTHRLLSKDVQFKDLGLLIIDEEQRFGVTHKEKIKQLKANIDVLTLTATPIPRTLHMSMIGVRDLSIIETPPENRFPVQTYVMEYTPELVREAIERELARDGQVFFLYNHIEDIDVKAEEISQLVPEARVTYVHGRMSETELESTMLAFLEGQYDVLVTTTIIETGVDIPNVNTLIVYDADRMGLSQLYQLRGRVGRSNRVAYAYFTYRKDKVLNEAAEKRLQAIKEFTELGSGFKIAMRDLSIRGAGNILGAEQHGFIDSVGFDLYSQMLKEAIEKRKGIKQEEAKHEITMDLEVDAYIPDAYISDGLQKIDMYKRFKAVETMEDVETLREEMLDRFGEYPDEVAYLFQIAEIKVYAKQAGVEAIKQQKQQIDILFTEKASKEVEIQRLSKIGGQYGRLFGFGMEGSKLKIVLYIKDLKPQEWLMVLYETLKELSSVKDEKSIIA
- a CDS encoding anti-sigma-F factor Fin family protein codes for the protein MALHYYCRHCGTKVGTIDRVSVYSEQLGFHHLTEEERLEMIAYQPNGDIHIKTICEDCQEALARNPELHQYEKFIH